The proteins below come from a single Zea mays cultivar B73 chromosome 8, Zm-B73-REFERENCE-NAM-5.0, whole genome shotgun sequence genomic window:
- the LOC100275024 gene encoding uncharacterized protein LOC100275024, translating into MGVSTTDLPAPPHSVNLPGRMASSSSSSSSSVAPWPRSAKHRGAPAVVRRAQLVLSRDVGWCGQRVWRKLLRRLAQETRCICSSPTAATGRPRPVTFGYDAASYAKNFDDGRSPAAPRGAAAPIVVRRQCGG; encoded by the coding sequence ATGGGCGTGAGCACCACTGACCTGCCCGCGCCACCCCACTCCGTCAACCTGCCCGGCCGCATGGCCTCCTcctcgtcctcttcctcttcctccgTTGCCCCGTGGCCGCGTTCAGCCAAGCACCGCGGCGCGCCCGCCGTGGTCCGCCGCGCCCAGCTCGTCCTGTCCCGCGACGTCGGGTGGTGCGGGCAACGCGTGTGGCGGAAGCTCCTCAGGCGGCTGGCGCAGGAAACCAGGTGCATCTGCAGCTCCCCGACGGCGGCCACGGGCAGGCCCAGGCCCGTCACGTTCGGCTACGACGCCGCCAGCTACGCCAAGAACTTCGACGACGGGCGCAGCCCAGCCGCGCCACGCGGCGCGGCCGCCCCCATCGTCGTTCGTCGCCAATGCGGTGGATAA
- the LOC103637583 gene encoding uncharacterized protein LOC103637583 — protein sequence MGGGMEVHKNRWIEEWNAGRENLEFNFRWTRRSLAVVGLFGLAVPILVYKGIVREFHMQDEDAGRPYRKFL from the exons ATGGGTGGCGGCATGGAGGTGCACAAAAACCGGTGGATCGAAGAGTGGAACGCCGGCCGGGAGAACCTCGAGTTCAACTTCCGCTGGACCCGCCGCAGCCTCGCCGTCGTCGGCCTCTTCGGCCTCGCTGTCCCCATCCTCGTCTACAAGGGCATCGTCCGCGAATTC CATATGCAGGACGAGGATGCAGGTCGGCCATACAGGAAGTTCCTGTAA